A genomic segment from Glycine max cultivar Williams 82 chromosome 1, Glycine_max_v4.0, whole genome shotgun sequence encodes:
- the LOC102669894 gene encoding decapping 5-like protein, translated as MATESGANGPSSSSAESFIGCFISLISKCEIRYEGVLYFLNIQDSTIGLKNVRSYGTEGRKKDGPQVPSSDKVYEYILFRGNDIKNLQIKSPTPSSKSEEQVFSDPAVIQSEYSGLRSSPVGELPSSPVAGLLSSPVASVGGRSLTESIQRQDSPAISSKAFPSGLPSHQSVTQLGPSNLSDATQVASHPSFSAAMYWQGPSGISSSSYHSLLQSSSLHPTSLAASLVVQNQMQNAETQVPINGGWTGLSEYGLPVSSAMTSLVNQTHSPSLTSLKNSDSLDIPSLLSTKTPVSYSPSMTFDGSNMPQFSSTLQDINSIQAQISGNICPDPRPIHPQHSVHRSAPSYVDSTSGSLPTATSLLTPDQFAYPREQLLSLSHLNPTQKDMGSLTLTSSGSSALIPSPASQAPLLPLPTSVQKPPYTAPQYTEEFDFEAMNEKFKKDEVWGSLGKTTTKIEGVANNASLSLGDRECHGVIPNPKTAYKKDDFFDTISCNSLTHGSRNGQNRFSERMKQDTETFGNFQQRPNFTNGGYGAGRGANFRGSNNWGRGYGYNGRGRGPNFPF; from the exons ATGGCGACCGAATCCGGCGCGAACGGTCCTTCGTCCAGTTCCGCGGAATCTTTCATTGGTTGCTTCATAAGCTTGATTTCCAAGTGCGAGATTCGCTACGAAGGCGTTCTCTATTTCCTTAACATTCAAGATTCCACCATCGGCTTGAAGAACG TTAGATCCTATGGAACAGAGGGGAGAAAAAAAGATGGTCCACAAGTTCCTTCAAGTGATAAGGTTTATGAATACATTCTTTTCCGAGGAAATGATATTAAG AATTTGCAGATCAAATCACCCACCCCATCTTCCAAATCAGAAGAGCAGGTTTTTAGTGATCCAGCTGTTATTCAG tCAGAATATTCTGGGTTGCGAAGTTCTCCAGTGGGTGAGCTGCCAAGTTCTCCAGTGGCTGGGTTGCTAAGTTCTCCAGTGGCCTCAGTTGGTGGCAGAAGTTTGACAGAATCAATTCAAAGGCAAGATAGCCCTGCAATATCCAGTAAAGCCTTTCCTTCTGGGTTGCCTTCTCATCAGTCTGTAACTCAGCTGGGACCTTCAAATTTATCTGATGCTACTCAAGTTGCTAGTCATCCATCTTTTTCTGCAGCAATGTATTGGCAAGGTCCCAGTGGGATATCTAGCAGTAGTTATCATTCTCTGCTACAGTCTAGTTCTCTTCACCCCACATCACTGGCAGCATCCTTAGTTGTGCAGAATCAGATGCAAAATGCAGAAACTCAGGTACCTATAAACGGGGGATGGACAGGTTTATCAGAGTATGGTCTACCTGTATCTTCTGCCATGACTTCTCTTGTAAATCAGACTCATTCACCTTCTCTTACCTCTTTAAAAAATTCTGATTCTCTTGATATTCCATCCCTTTTGTCTACTAAGACACCTGTGTCATATTCTCCATCCATGACTTTTGATGGATCAAACATGCCTCAGTTTTCTTCAACACTCCAAGACATAAATTCTATTCAAGCTCAAATATCTGGAAACATTTGTCCTGACCCAAGGCCAATTCATCCTCAACATTCTGTCCATCGTTCTGCTCCTTCATATGTAGATTCTACTTCAGGTTCCTTGCCAACAGCAACTTCTTTGTTAACCCCGGATCAATTTGCCTATCCTAGAGAACAGTTATTGTCTTTATCACATTTAAACCCTACTCAGAAGGACATGGGTTCTCTGACTCTAACATCCTCTGGTTCCTCTGCATTAATTCCTTCTCCAGCATCTCAGGCACCATTGCTTCCACTACCAACTTCAGTGCAAAAG CCTCCATACACAGCTCCACAATACACTgaggagtttgattttgaggcCATGAATGAAAAGTTCAAAAAAGATGAAGTATGGGGTTCTCTTGGAAAGACAACTACAAAAATAGAGGGAGTGGCGAATAATGCTTCTCTCAGTTTGGGTGACAGAGAATGTCATGGGGTGATACCAAACCCTAAG ACTGCATACAAGAAAGATGACTTTTTTGATACAATTTCTTGCAACTCTTTGACTCATGGATCAAGGAATGGACAAAATCGTTTCTCTGAGAGAATGAAACAGGATACTGAG ACATTTGGCAATTTCCAGCAGAGGCCTAATTTTACTAATGGTGGTTATGGTGCTGGACGGGGTGCTAATTTCAGGGGCTCAAATAATTGGGGAAGGGGTTATGGCTACAATGGGAGAGGGCGTGGTCCAAACTTTCCTTTCTAG
- the LOC100819573 gene encoding AP-4 complex subunit epsilon: protein HREAQNDAVCVAVAGFFSLSSSSSSSSHTLFLSFHQSKVEQLKTLVGRELTMGSHHGHSKEFLDLIKSIGEARSKAEEDRIVLREIETLKRLLNDADTPKRKIKEYIIRLLYVEMLGHDASFGYIHAVKMTHHDALLLKRTGYLAVTLFLSDDHDLIILIVNTIQKDLASDNYLVVCAALNAVCRLINEETIPAVLPRVVDLLNHSKDAVRKKAVMSLHRFYLKSPSSVSHLLSNFRKRLCDNDPGVMGASLCPLFNLVSDDVHSYKDLVVSFVNILKQVAEHRLPKTYDYHQMPAPFIQIKLLKILALLGSGDKQASGHMYTVLEDIIRRSDSMTNIGNAVLYQCICCVASIYPNPKLLEAAADVIAKFLKSDSHNLKYMGIDALGRLIKLSPHIAEQHQLAVIDCLEDPDDSLKRKTFELLYKMTKSSNVEVIVDRMIDYMISISDDHYKTYIASRCVELAEQFAPSNHWFIQTMNKVFEHAGDLVNIKVAHNLMRLIAEGFGEDDDAADSQLRSSAAESYLRIIGEPKLPSVFLQVICWVLGEYGTADGKYSASYISGKLCDIAEAYSNDENVKAYAISALLKIYAFEVAAGRKVDILSECQSLIEESLASHSTDLQQRAYELQALIGLDVQAVETIMPRDASCEDIEVDKNLSFLNGYVQQSLERGAKSYIPEDVRTGMGNMNNFRSQDHHETLQHGLRFEAYEVPKAPMQPKVTPVSFASSADIVPVPEVLSSRETHHISSVGSTSEAGSSELKLRLDGVQKKWGKPMYSSSTSSASVSYSTSQKPTNGATQVDGATTVNSKVRDSYDSRKTQVEITPEKQKLAASLFGGSTKPEKRSSTSHKVSKSSASAADGSQGSKAAVVPNDVAVEKTIHQPPPPDLLDLGEPTVTTAPPYVDPFKELEGLLDPSTKSATNHNVAAATNAPDIMSLYAETTASGGYSIPVSGGYDVNLLSELSNAAAKATSGETIVTSLPQSIMGRNAKDSLEKDALVRQMGVNPSSQNPNLFSDLLG, encoded by the exons CACCGGGAAGCTCAAAACGACGCCGTGTGTGTTGCTGTTGCAggcttcttctctctctcttcttcttcttcttcttcttctcacacATTGTTCCTTTCCTTCCATCAATCAAAGGTGGAGCAGCTGAAGACGCTGGTGGGGAGGGAGCTGACAATGGGCTCTCACCATGGCCACTCGAAGGAGTTTCTGGACCTCATCAAGTCCATCGGCGAGGCCCGATCCAAGGCCGAGGAGGACCGCATCGTCCTCCGTGAGATCGAAACCCTAAAACGCCTCCTCAACGACGCCGACACACCAAAACGCAAGATCAAGGAGTACATCATCCGCCTCCTCTACGTCGAGATGCTCGGCCACGACGCGTCGTTCGGCTACATCCACGCCGTGAAGATGACTCACCACGACGCCCTCCTCCTCAAACGCACCGGCTACCTCGCCGTCACGCTCTTCCTCAGCGACGACCACGACCTCATCATCCTCATCGTCAACACAATCCAGAAGGATCTTGCCTCCGATAACTACCTCGTCGTTTGCGCCGCGCTTAACGCCGTTTGTAGACTCATCAACGAGGAGACCATCCCCGCCGTGCTGCCACGTGTTGTGGATCTGCTTAACCACTCCAAGGACGCCGTTAGGAAGAAGGCCGTTATGTCGCTGCACCGGTTTTACCTGAAATCTCCGTCCTCCGTTTCGCATTTGCTTTCCAATTTCCGTAAGCGGTTGTGCGATAATGATCCCGGAGTAATGGGCGCTTCTCTGTGCCCGCTTTTTAATCTCGTTTCCGATGATGTTCACTCTTATAAGGACCTTGTCGTTAGCTTTGTTAATATTCTTAAGCAAGTTGCAGAGCATAGGTTGCCGAAGACTTATGATTATCACCAAATGCCTGCACCTTTCATTCAG ATTAAGTTGCTGAAAATACTTGCATTACTGGGAAGTGGGGACAAGCAGGCTAGTGGACACATGTACACTGTGCTTGAGGATATAATTAGGAGGAGTGATTCAATGACGAACATAGGGAATGCTGTTCTCTATCAGTGCATATGCTGTGTGGCTTCTATATATCCCAATCCTAAGTTGTTAGAGGCTGCTGCGGATGTAATTGCGAAATTTTTGAAG AGTGACAGTCATAATCTGAAGTACATGGGCATTGATGCCCTTGGTCGGTTGATAAAGTTAAGTCCACATATTGCAGAACAACACCAACTGGCCGTCATTGACTGCTTGGAG GACCCAGATGATAGTCTGAAACGAAAAACTTTCGAACTGTTATACAAAATGACCAAGTCCTCCAATGTGGAAGTGATTGTTGACAGAATGATTGATTACATGATTAGCATAAGTGATGACcattataaaacttatatagCATCTCGATGTGTGGAACTTGCTGAGCAATTTGCACCAAGTAATCATTGGTTTATACAG ACCATGAATAAAGTTTTTGAGCATGCTGGAGATCTTGTTAATATTAAGGTGGCACATAATTTGATGCGGTTGATTGCTGAAGGATTTGGAGAGGACGATGATGCTGCAGATAGTCAGTTGAGATCATCTGCT GCCGAGTCATATTTGCGCATTATTGGAGAGCCAAAGCTTCCATCAGTGTTTCTTCAA GTCATCTGTTGGGTTCTGGGGGAATACGGAACAGCAGATGGAAAGTATTCTGCTTCTTATATCAGTGGGAAGTTATGTGACATTGCAGAGGCATATTCCAATGATGAAAATGTTAAG GCTTATGCAATTTCAGCACTGTTGAAAATTTATGCATTTGAAGTAGCAGCTGGGAGGAAAGTGGATATCCTATCTGAG TGCCAATCGTTGATTGAAGAATCATTGGCATCACACTCTACAGATTTGCAGCAACGTGCTTATGAATTGCAAGCTCTTATAGGTTTGGATGTACAAGCTGTTGAAACAATAATGCCACGAGATGCAAGTTGTGAAGACATTGAG GTTGATAAGAATCTTTCTTTCCTCAATGGGTATGTTCAGCAGTCTTTAGAAAGGGGTGCTAAATCCTATATTCCTGAGGATGTGCGCACTGGAATGGGGAATATGAACAATTTCAGAAGCCAAGATCATCATGAAACTTTGCAGCATGGTCTAAGATTTGAGGCATATGAAGTTCCGAAGGCTCCAATGCAACCAAAAGTTACTCCAGTTTCATTTGCATCCTCAGCAGACATTGTTCCAGTACCCGAGGTTTTGTCTTCCAGGGAGACCCACCATATCTCATCAGTGGGATCAACATCTGAGGCTGGATCATCAGAGCTTAAGCTACGGCTTGATGGTGTTCAGAAGAAATGGGGTAAACCAATGTATTCGTCTTCAACATCATCTGCCTCTGTCTCGTATTCTACTTCCCAAAAACCAACGAATGGGGCAACTCAGGTGGATGGTGCTACAACTGTCAATTCAAAAGTGCGTGATAGTTATGATTCAAGAAAGACACAGGTTGAGATTACTCCAGAAAAGCAAAAGCTTGCTGCTTCTTTGTTTGGTGGTTCAACTAAACCTGAGAAAAGATCATCTACAAGTCATAAGGTTTCAAAATCTAGTGCTAGTGCTGCAGACGGATCTCAGGGATCAAAGGCTGCGGTTGTACCCAATGACGTAGCTGTGGAAAAAACAATTCATCAACCACCTCCTCCTGATTTGCTTGACTTGGGTGAGCCAACTGTCACTACAGCTCCTCCTTATGTGGACCCATTCAAGGAATTGGAAGGACTTCTTGACCCAAGCACTAAGTCTGCAACAAATCATAATGTAGCTGCTGCTACAAATGCCCCTGATATTATGTCACTCTATGCCGAGACTACTGCCAGTGGTGGTTATTCTATACCCGTGAGTGGGGGGTATGATGTAAATCTTTTATCTGAATTGTCAAATGCAGCAGCAAAAGCTACTAGTGGAGAAACAATTGTGACGTCTTTGCCACAATCTATTATGGGTCGAAATGCTAAAGATTCTTTGGAGAAGGATGCTTTAGTGAGGCAGATGGGTGTGAATCCCTCGAGTCAGAATCCTAACTTGTTCAGTGACTTGCTTGGCTAA